GCGATTTCTACAGCTCTGGTTACAAATCAGGAGTATTTGGAATTTATGAATGCCGGAGGCTATGAGAACCCAACCTATTGGCATGATGAGGGCTGGGCTTGGGTTAAGGAACTTCAGGTAAAAGCTCCTCTTTATTGGGAGATGAAAGATGCCTCCTGGGTTTATTACACGTTGGATGGATTAAAGTCTATCACTCCTGAAGCAGCATTATCCCATGTTAATTTCTACGAAGCTTCAGCCTATGCTGCTTGGAAAGGAATGAGATTGCCAACGGAATTTGAATGGGAAGTAGCCCAGGATCAATTTGACTGGGGGCAGAGGTGGGAATGGACTAACTCGGCATATTTACCTTACCCTGGATTTAAAGTAGCTCCAGGAGCAATTGGGGAATACAATGGAAAATTTATGGTTAATCAGATGGTACTTCGAGGCGCGTCTGTAGCCACTTCTGAAGGTCATTCAAGGCCGACTTATAGAAACTTTTTTCATCCAAAATACAGATGGCAATTTATGGGCATCCGCCTAGCCAAATCACTATAATTTATGAACGCAAAAAACACGGATTTCGGGACTTTTGCCCAGGATGTAATGCTTGGTCTTAATTCAACTCCGAAAACTTTACCTTCAAAATATTTCTATGACGCCAAAGGAGACAAACTGTTTCAGAAGATTATGGCGTTGCCGGAGTATTACCTCACACGGAAAGAATATGATGTTTTAGAAGGCCAACACGAGCAAATTCTAGCTGAAATTCTTGCCTTAGACAAAACATTCAATTTGGTGGAATTGGGAGCTGGAGATGGTATGAAAACAAAAATCCTATTGAGGTATCTTGCCAAAATGGAAGTCGAATTCACTTATTTTCCAGTGGATTTCTCCGGTTCAGTATTGGAGGAATTGGAGGAAAGTCTGTCTTTTGAATTCCCAGCTTTGGAAGTAAAACCTATCCAGGATACGTATAGAGAATCGCTCAAGAAGCAAGTTTGGGAAAATGGAAAGCCAAACCTGATTTTATTTTTGGGGGCAAATCTTGGAAACTTTGGAGCCGATGAAGCTAAGAATATCATTGATCATCTAAGGGTAGGAACAAAAAAGGGAGACTTTGTTTTAATTGGTTTTGACCTGAAAAAAGATCCCCAGGTTATTCTGAATGCCTATCACGATAAACAAGGAGTAACCCGGGAGTTCAATTTGAACCTTTTGGATAGAATTAACAGGGAGTTAGATGCGGATTTTGATCGGGAGTCTTTTAGCCATTGGCCGACCTATGATCCTGTCAGTGGGGAATGCAGAAGCTATTTGGTTTCACAAAAATCACAGGAAGTTACTATTGGTGCACTAAATCAAACATTTGAATTTGAGGAATTTGAGTCAATCTTTACTGAAATTTCCAAGAAGTATAGCCTGTCTGAAATCAGCCATTTAGCATCCTTAGGAGGTTTTGAAGTTAAGGAAAACTTTATGGATTCCGAAGGATATTTTGCTGATGTGCTGTGGGTGAAAAAATAATTGATTTTCAATAAATTATTTATTCCCCAATTAATTTCACGAGCTTACTCTACTCTTTTGTTAACGCATACATTACTATTTTAGGGTTTTTCTCTTCAGCACCTTTCATATTTTTAATGATTGAATAATAGGTATCCTTAGTTAGATGTTTTGGAAAAACTTCAAGAGAGTAACTTTCCCGAGGCAGTTGCCTACTAAATGTTGGAACACTGTTCTTTAAATCAAGGATTAAGTGATAGGAATCTTTTTTAT
This genomic window from Algoriphagus sp. TR-M9 contains:
- the egtD gene encoding L-histidine N(alpha)-methyltransferase is translated as MNAKNTDFGTFAQDVMLGLNSTPKTLPSKYFYDAKGDKLFQKIMALPEYYLTRKEYDVLEGQHEQILAEILALDKTFNLVELGAGDGMKTKILLRYLAKMEVEFTYFPVDFSGSVLEELEESLSFEFPALEVKPIQDTYRESLKKQVWENGKPNLILFLGANLGNFGADEAKNIIDHLRVGTKKGDFVLIGFDLKKDPQVILNAYHDKQGVTREFNLNLLDRINRELDADFDRESFSHWPTYDPVSGECRSYLVSQKSQEVTIGALNQTFEFEEFESIFTEISKKYSLSEISHLASLGGFEVKENFMDSEGYFADVLWVKK